The nucleotide sequence GTTTGACTTGGATTTGTTGTTGCTATGGTTGGTTTCACTTGTCCTGACCTTGTTCTTGCCATTAACAACTTCAAAAATGGTCGGCAGATCATTAATCATACCAAAGAGGCGCTTCCTGtgttataaattaaaatatatttacttGAAATGCCACTAAATAGAACATTAGCATCCAAGATATAGTAATTTGAGGAATATCAGAACAAAAACAGTGAATATATGAAAATTCATAAAAAACATGAGGTACAGGCTGAAGCATTTATAAGTTGTACTTGGTAAATCCCACTGGAAATTATTTTCAGTTTCTAAAATGATTCATGTTTGTGGTACACATTAGATAATTTTGCCCAGATTCAAAGAAGATATATGCATATTATGGAATTCCTCGTTTTTTTTCTTATATGTGATTCATGCTATTATATTCATTATTCTAAAAACTGTGTTATGGGCTGATTACTACTGGGTGTTTCAGATCGAACTAGCAAACAATTGGAAGGGGAAGGGTGTAGCTGAGTATCAGATTATGCCTTTGATCCAGGCAACAAAACTTTCAATTAATAATTGATCTAGTATTTCATATCTAGCATTTAAATGTAATGCTTTGCCTGAAGACAAAGTGGACACAGGAAATTATCATTTGTTACTGCTAATGCTGAAATACTGTGGCATTCATATGGTGCATACATGGTTCCATGTTGGACCAGTAAGCCTATTTTCTACCTTCTTTGATATGCATATATTCGCCATGTAGAAAGCACACATTGCCAACACATGATTGCACTTTATTGTGCATCTTCTACATGTGATGCTCAGTTTAAAACAACCATCCACTGGGGTTCAACACCTTGGCTGCATTTTCATTCCAAACAAGTAATGTCTCATATATCATGATGCTAAAGATTCGTCAGACATATGTCAAATATAAAATTCTCGCTTAGCAATCATGTATCTTAAAGGCTCTTCATCCTAATGAAGCCCTCAGTTGAATAATTTAAGTTTTCACTATCACCTACAAACAAACTCTCCAACAATGACTCCATTTGCCTCCTGGTATGCCCTAATCAAAAAGCAATTTAGGATAATAATCAGTGCACTGAATATGTATTTTTACTGGAATCTTGCATGTTTGCAGTTTTCTATCAGAATAAGAGCGCACAATAAACTGTGCAGACTATTTTACAATATAAAACACCTTGATATCAGTCTCACTCCATCCGACATTTCCAGACATCTACAAAAATTCATTGGATTTTCATTGCAGATTCCACTAATACAAACTACACAAGACAAGCATGAAACTTCTCTTGGCATTTTCGATGCTAACCTTGCATGTCAAAATATATACTTGGGAGTGAAAGTTATGAATGAAACTAAGCACTTAAACTGTTGATGCAGCAGGTATATTATTACTAAACTGTCGGTTAACATTATACAATGGTAGACATATAAAGAAGCATTGAACAGAGTATACATATGAGCAACAAAACTAGAAATCCATCAGACATCCTGGTATCAAGGTACACATATAAAGAAGCAATTAAATTtgaaactataaaaaaaattcattatatCTCTCCAAACAGTCTGATTAATTAATCACCTTTCAACTCTGTCAAATCCAAATCTAGCACCAAAATAAAATGCAACAGAAAGTATCCAAGCATCACTGTGTACTGCAACCAAGGATAGCCAGTCCTTTTCTTGCATTCCATCTCTTGCAAAGTTAATGCCTAAAGCAGGTTCAGGAAGTTCTGGGGGCACCTCTTCTGCTGGCAGGTTAACTTCCCAGCGCTCATTCGGAAATCCATAAAGgcataaattttctttttctgcaaAGAGGGTCATATAGTTAAGAAGCACAaccataaaaatttattttttttctggcTAAGGTCTAAAGTCATCTGCATATGCAAATAAAGATATGATGAGAAATGGACTACTCATCAGATATTGAGGTGAAAGCTGGAGTAAGTAGAGTCActatgtaaacaagaaagaatacaaTGGAGAAGTTTATGTTCCCCTTctagtttttttcttttcatatggTAAGCATTTTGGATCGGTTTCAAAATGAACTGACCCATACATAAACCAAGCCATTCTAGAGTTTCTCGGGCTTGGTATTTAAACTGACTAGTAAAAACTTCTAACaacaattcaaaactatttgTCTTACCTTGAGTCCTTTCTCTGTTTCTTTCATCAGTCAGGCAATAAATTGTGAATTCAAACACAATTCAACAATCTATATCTGTGCAACACTGGCAAAAGAAAATTAGAAGGGaagaagaactcacaaggaaaagagAGGCCTACAGCCCTGACTTTGTCCTCAGATGTGAGAAGTAGGTGAACCAAGTTTTCCCTTACAAAAAAGTTAGGGCTACTATGTTGCATGCTGGAATTTGAAATCAATCAAACAACGAATAAACTAGTAAGTTGGTTTGCGAAAACGACATGATGACACAAGTCAGGAACTCAATAACAGTTTGAAAAAATGAGGTTGTATGGACTTCCTCTCTAAATCGAGGAATAAAGGACATGTTCATCTCAGCTCTGATCGCTCACGTAGCGGATTTCAACAACTGTCACTGAAGAGTTGATTTGtgtcacgataccaaattcatcctcccctatctatttataatattaaaattgaagcatggaGGGTTTCTTTCTTTCCTAGAGCGAGTACCGCAGAATCAACACAAGAAACAAATACCTACAGATATTAAATGTTTGGAATAAAAAATAGCCCTAAAAATCTTCCACTACCAGAACTACCAAGCaacgaacagagagagagagagagagagggtagcgGAGCTTCTCACCGGGGTCGCACTGCTGGTAGAAATCCTCCACATCTACAAAAAAGAAACCCCGAGAACCCTTAAGTTGGTCGACAGGAAGAGAAAAAAACAAGATCTTTTTGATggacaagaaagaagaaagaggcaACATTTTGATGCACGAAAATAcgtatcgagagagagagagagagagagagagagagagagagagagagaggaactttGTGCTGACCGGTGGTGAGGGCCTTGATCATGGCGGCCCTCCGACCCTTGAAGTCGCGGAACACCTCCTCCACCGTCCGGGGGTTGTAGTGGCCCGCCGATCCTCCGTCCATTCCTCCGACCCTCTTCCCACAGCGCAGCGAGCTCGAATGAAGTATTCGGGAATAGAACTATAGAATTGCTTCGCGGCGCTTCGTCTCACGGATCGAGCAGGAAAACACCCAAAATCCAAAGAAATAAAAGGCGTTTTCTGTGATTCTATAGACCctccgagcgagagagagagagagagagagagaggcagatcCGTAGATCCAAACCGAGGGTTTAGATATCAATCACGGTCCAACGCTGGTCTGGCGATGTCTGAcacgtattattattattattattattattattattattattattattatttagtggaCTATCTCATTATTATGGgtctttgattttaatttttcattgctTCTTCTTAAAAGAAATTTATCTGCTTTGATTAGCCGATGAGGATCAACTTTTAGCCTCTAATCATCACTGGAAGCAATGAATTAATTATACAGCAATAGGATAGTTAACTTAATATGTTAATTATAACTTATGGTAACATATATAAATTagttgatataattttttaattttttatgattatatttatcATCCATTgtttatattaaatttaaaaataaatgagaattTTAAGACgaacatataataatattatattaaagagggagaaaaaaaagaaaaaaaaaacagatctaACAAATTATAAACAGCTATTTAATAACTAACTCTTGCTCtgtgaatcaaatcctaactCTTTAAGCAACAAGTATGGCAATTAAATGACAATGAAACCTTGCCTAATCAAGGCTATAACCAACAGTCGACATTTTGACCTCTTCTTCCACTTTCCCAGTTCGTAAGGTAATCCCTCAAGAATTA is from Musa acuminata AAA Group cultivar baxijiao chromosome BXJ3-8, Cavendish_Baxijiao_AAA, whole genome shotgun sequence and encodes:
- the LOC135644506 gene encoding PHD finger protein ALFIN-LIKE 3-like codes for the protein MDGGSAGHYNPRTVEEVFRDFKGRRAAMIKALTTDVEDFYQQCDPEKENLCLYGFPNERWEVNLPAEEVPPELPEPALGINFARDGMQEKDWLSLVAVHSDAWILSVAFYFGARFGFDRVERKRLFGMINDLPTIFEVVNGKNKVRTSETNHSNNKSKSNTKVRVSDSHPKYLKGQPKEEDDELDEDDEEEHGDTLCGACGDNYASDEFWICCDICETWFHGKCVKITPARAEHIKQYKCPSCSNKRPRPS